Genomic window (Phragmites australis chromosome 21, lpPhrAust1.1, whole genome shotgun sequence):
CAGTTAGCCTAGCCGTAGATGACTAAAAGTGCAAGAAGCATTGTTCAAAGTTCTGTAAAAACAGATCCAAGAGGTTGAGTTAGATTTAGGTTAGTTGTCACATTACCATCATGATTTAGGTTAGTTGTCACATTACCATCATTTAGGCTACGAACATTATTACCACCCCTATATGTTAAGAGATTAAAAAAAGTAATGCCATCCAAAGCATAAACTGTGATACTACTGTAATGCTTTTGCCACTCGTAGAGCTGGGTCACACAGCATCAGTTGGGAGTGTACACTCATCTGCGAGTGTTTCCTCCATGTTACATGATAGTGCCCTCCCTATTTAATCGGTAGTAACATCCTAGACTACTCACACAATGCATCATCACAGTTTCTAGACATGCTATCAAATTATGTTTCTGCTTGATGGCCAACtcatgttgcaaaaaaaaaaaaaaaaaaaaaaaaaaaaaaaaaacagtactGAAGTGTTTGGTTACCAGCAAATGTATGGCCCTCACCTTTTGGTCATGCATGTGGCCTACCTACCTTAATTTGCAATCAAAATTTCAAATGATTTCAGGTTGACGCGAATTTTTTGGGAAAGACTGAGGTTGACGCGAATTTAACATGTACCGAGATAAAAACTGAGGTTCGAGTCTCTTACACTGACCAGTTCGCACAATAAGCTTGAATCTCAATATCTTTCTCTACCTTTCTTTGTGACAGTGCTAAAGAGTGATCTCCTAGCTGTGAGCATGCAGTCATGTTGTTGCTCCACTTTTCTTGTACCTCAGGGCACTTGGTTTGTTGATTGCAACCAGTCACTGTTCTAGATAGGTGATAAGAATAAAAGCCAGTGAATGGGTGAAAGGTGTACGAGCAACTCAACAAGAATGATTAAAGGCACACACATGGATGAACACCAAAGTACATGAGAAAAGGTGGCTCCCAACCAAAATCCATCTCCATTTCACAAGGAAACAACCAAAGCAATTGAAAAACTTtattgaaagaaagaaagcaacaCCCAGAGAATCATCACTCTCCTCGAATGGTTTACTTCCTGTGATTCCTTAGGTCACAGATTCCCCTGCATGGGGTAGGATTCATTCACAAGGTTCATATGCCACTGGCTTCATTTTGGCATCACATGATGGAGTGTTCACATGCCAATTCCCAACCCCATCTGGAAATCTAGATACCTTCAGACCTGATACAAGTATGTGTACCCACCAATTGAACTTGGAGAAGCTTTGTTTTTATCACCAACTTGTTCATTAGTTTTTGCCATTTGCTAGTATCCGGGTCCAGATTTCAGTGTGAGGTTCCAGAGGCaaaaacaataattgaaatcgAGAGAAACCGGAACCTTTTCAGATTAGtggcaagatttttttttttaaaaaactcacTGATTTTTTAACGGAAATGGCAAGAGCTCTGCCATTCAATtaagaaaggaaagaaatgtATAGTACATGGCGGGTGCGAAGCCCGGCTTCAATCAAGAGAGCGTGGAGCATACCGGCCACACTTGCCAATACCGGCTAGGACACAAAGGAGGAAAAACAATTACTCAAACTATGAAGAACTAATGCATTATGAAAGCCTGTCTACTCTGATCAATGTCCTCCTAAGCATGGACCGTGACTTCGTGTGCCGTCATacttttgttttgaaaaatccCGCTGATTTTGCTCTTTCCACACATTCCACATGATGTAGATGACCGTTCCATTAGCCTGTCCGCTGTAGCACCACTTTTGTCCAGGATTTCACAGCTCGcaagatcaatcatattgatagCTCCAAGAGCCTGATGATCTGTTCTCTAAACAATGAGGCTTGTCACAAAACAACTGCATAATTTTCATCTGGAAATTTTCAAATGTGCAGAGAGGGAGTCGTCTGCTAGCTCCAATCTGACTTTTTCAagtcttctctctcctcctcttgctcgcTCATCCTGCCTAACAGGTCACCGCTCACCATTGGCAGCTGCCGAATTTCCCGTGGCCATCCACCCATGTTCATGTCCAGCTCACCGCATCATTGCCAATGCAAAGGCCTTGTGTGCATTGCAATACTATCTATAATATACAGCGCAGAAGGTGCTTGCATTGCCCTCCACAACCTCAACTAGCCCTACATCTACATGCACACCACGTTCCAAGTCTCGTAGTTCTTTACTGGCAGGCACTGTCGCACTTGCATCTACTGTTCCGGATCACATCTCGTTACCCGTTTACCACGCTCAACTACGACTCAAGTTGCTCGCCACCTCTCTCAAAGATCTTTGTGGATTTCTCGATCATATTTTGCTTCTCTTTTGCAGACACCAGCGACAGGAAACAAACGTTTGACAttgcttttattttttactttttgctCCTGCAGATATCAGAGATAAAATTTAACATCGTTTACATGTGTTCCTGGGACAGCTTCAGTAACTTGGTGGTTGATATTTTGCAGTAACTTACATTACTGCTGCTTGTTCTGGTCAGAAGATCACTGAAGtctgaaaaaagaagaagagggcaAACCTTGATGCTTCCCTTTTGGGTGATGCACCAAACCACGATGCTATTACTTGTTCTAGCAATCTTTCCAGGGAGGCCTAGCCGTAGCACTACTGACATTTCTGACTGAAACTTCCACTGACACTTTCAGGTACAGGGTCTGCAGTTCGACCGCTCTGTGCATTCAGAGTTTTCAGGTTATGGACACATTTTTGTTCCAACGACGACGCACATACAATTTGGGATCGACAACCGAGAAACATGCCATGTTCTGACCAATAATACCCCAGTTGCCTCCACTATCCCACGATGTCTAATCCAAATTTACGTAGCGAATAATTCCCAGAAAggggaaaaggggaaaaaaagagacAGGAGGCGAGCAGTGTGCTGTGACTAACATGCGCATACACAAGTTAGCATCCACTGAAATGACAATGGCAAAACCGAATCCCAAGCTGATCCATCCATTTATCCATGATCTGTCGAGCAATGGCAAGATCCCAAGAACCCTCTCCCATCCATGATCCAATCCACCTAACCAACTATCACTAGCAACAATCAACACCTATGTACCAAGAacagcaagaagaagaggaggaggaggaaagaagaaGCCGAAATGACACCAcggggacaaaaaaaaaaaaaaaaaattggctcgATCGATCAGACGGTGAGCTGCGGCTGCTGCTGATTGTGATGGTGGCAGACAGCGGTGGCGACGGCAGCGGCATCGTCGTGGTCGGACGGACCGGCGCAGCAGTACTGCAGCTGCAGCCGGGGCGCTTCGGCTGGCGCGGGCGGCTCGAGGTAGGCCATCTCGCTCTGGAGCACGGCGCAGTAGGAGGCGAAGGCGGCGGGCGTGACGTTGAGGTCGAAGGCGATGCCGAAGAGGAAGTCCACCTCCAGGTAGTTCATCTCCGCCAGGCTGATGCCGCCCACCCGCGCAAAGTAGGCGTTGTTGTAGCATCTGCACAAGAAGCAGCAGCAAATTCAGACGGGTGACGAATTCATGGCACATTAGCACATTACAAAGCACAAacatatactccctccgttcaacaATATAAGagtattttgttttttaaaaaatcaaaatttataaGTGTTAACCTGTAATTAAtcaattatatatatgtttagtatataaaatttgttttaatagatttttattttaaagtatttttaatatgatcttaattttatgtaattaacaatatattataaaaaataatgatcaaagtatatttttaatgattttttaaaacaaaatatgtcTATGACACTTATTGTGAACAATGACGACATGACAATACCAACTATGAACCTGTTTAAAACGCAAGAAATTCACACAAAATGAAATCGTATAATTCCCGCCTCCGTTTGGAACACAAGAAATTCACACGAAATGAAATCGTATAATTCCCGCCTTTGGAACGGGACGCAAGCGGCAGTTGTAACTTGTTTTCGAAGGCGATCTAAGAGAGGTAGGTAGGACAAGGAGATGACTTTGGTAAGAATGGTGAATCGACACTGCTGTGCTGTGGCCGCATCAACCCGGGTTCGACAACTGTCCCTGTGACCAACCCAGTGGCTTATCTTTGATGCAATGCCAGTTGGAAATAATGATAAGAAAAAGGTCAGCCAGATCTGGGGGTCATGTGTATGCCTGCCTGCACGGCACACAGATGGGAGTCGGACGGATCACAGGCAAACGCAGACACCAAGCAAACAAAACTAATGCAGGCAAGGGTTTTATCGGATATATctaataaaatttaaacaaactTTAAACAAAATACTAGTAAACATAGTAATTTTTTGTATCAGGATCTACCGATAGATTTGGTAAATTGAGTATATCGGATATACCGGGCTCAAAAAAAATTCCTATTGCAGGCCACCACAGTTACCTGATCATTTTGAAAGTTCAGTTATCTTGTCATGATCCTCAATCTGACTAATACTTTATCCTGGTCAGTATTCGTTGGCTTAAACAAAAAAGGGGACAATTTGGCAGTTATGCAAGAACTGTTAGTTTTATAAGTTTAAATTGGCTTAGGGCAATTATACATGTAACAACAATTAAGGAGATATGCACATAATGTACATGTGATCAGAAAGTGTTTTCAGAATTGTTTCAAAGAAGCTATTTTTTCAGGCTTTGATGTCAACAATTCAGCAGAATTCAACTTGACCAAGTGTTTTGCCACACCTTAATGGTGGTAGGTTTTCATTCATACCAAGCTAATCGGCTGTTAATTTTCCATTTAATCAAGAACTTGATACTGACGATCTACATGTGGACAGTAAATTCAGTTGTTGGCGACGTTCGTTAGCAATTAAGCATGCGCCAGTCGGCTCGTGTGTCGAGGAGTACGTACATGTCGTCGACGAACTTGACGGCGGTGAGGACGGAGGTGATGAGGAGGCGGTGGACGTTGAAGGAGTCGACGGCGAGcgtggggcggcggcggcgcagaaaGCGGTCGAGGTAGATGTACGCGACGACGTAGCAGGACGGGCTGCAGCTGGCGAACCGGAAGATCCGCTCCAGGTACCCGCCGATCGAGATCGCCGGCTTGGTCAGCCCCTGGAACGGCGACACCGGCCGctgcccctccgccgccgccgccgtgtcgTTGCGCTCCGCCACGCGCTGCAGCAGCGACGACAGGATCGGCACCACCCGTGGCACCGTCGCGGCCTCCACCATCTCCCCAGTCGTCATCGATCGATCGGATGGGGAGAATTCTTGGCTTCTCCTTGGCTAGCTAGCGGCTTCCTTGGGGTTGGGtcgagagggggaggagacgaGGTGGTGGTGGTTATAAAGGGAGGGAAAACGCGAGGAAAGGAcatcataaaagaaaagaaataaagattTGAGCTTTGCAAGGTGGCATGATTTGCTCTCTCTGTATGAATGGAGTATTGTTAAGGGTGGTAAGGAGTGGGAGGGTCAAACGAGAAAATATCTGATCTGAAACTCAAGGCATCAAAACCGATTTCATTCTAAAACTCCTATCGGGCGCAAACCATCTCTGCCCTGCGCGAGGACCTGAAACTCGATGGTGGTGCGGGCTGCTAGCCACGAGCAAAGGGAGCCACGAAGAGGAGGCGTCGCAAAGGGAGGACGAGAAGTGGCCACCTTGGGCTCGATCCGAATCAGGGCCTATGGGACACCCGCGGATGCAAATTAAGCTTTAGACCAGATTTAAATCGGAGTCCTAACTTAATAGTCTTGTGGGAAAAAATTTATATCTGAACTCGCCTCCGCCAGCTCTGAAACTCGCGATCGAACTCATTGCCACCTTTTTAAGTATTGCAATGCAGTCATGCAGATGGACGGATTTGTTGGCTGCCAGACATGCCGTAATAGCTTGGCCGTGGTGCCTGAAGCTCTGAATCCCGGCGGCTGTCAGAGTCAGGTAGATGCATGGACAGGTCTCGTGGCCTCCACGACCCGGCGCATCTGAAGCAAATCATCAGGCTCGTGCGTGCAGCCTGATTCATGACACGACGTACACCTGCGCCGGCGCGTTCGGGCGAGCTGCAGGTTGTAATGTTTGCAGAGAGAGCACTTTCAGAGTTGGGTAGCCTGACGATGGCCATGCCATTTTCGCAGCTGTTAGGCAGTGATCTCGATCGATGTACTCGGTCAGGTTCAGCGAAAATTAGGTGCCTCGCAGCTTCGGCAGCCAGGTGCATGCTTGTGCACTTCACACGCACGAACCTCATGCGTGTTAGCACAACTGCCAAACTTTCACTAATCACCATCGGGTTAAGGACTCTGCCTGCTCATGATGAAGTTTTTGAAACGGTAATTAGGTAGGCAAcgtttaattctttttttttctcatcgaCTCCGTGTTGAACGAACGGTCAGTCAATTCGTCAGTGTGTCACTGTCAACTCCAGCGTACAGTAAAATCAGAGAAGGATCTACTGAATTATTTAGACCCCTTTTGGCATAGTAGTTGATACGAGAATTGTTGAAGTCGCTATTTTTAGTTCTATAAATTTATATAGCTAGAGATACGAGTACACTAAGAGTATTTAGATGAGCTATTTTATTTCCAGTTTagtctaaaaatagatatttattttaatctatAAACTTAAGATGTAAGGTAGAAAAGCGCTGTCAAACATAATCTTACTGGATGTAGCAGAGAACAATTACCATGGCAAACATGGATTCTACATAACTGTGTTTAGAAAGATTTTTGTGGGACTTTATTTATATTATCTATTCCGTGATACAATAGCTAAACTGAAAAACAGAGAAAATGAGTATACACGTGTCATAGAAACAGATTTTTTTAAGGACCGAATGAATTTGTTTTTGAGGGCACGGGAATATGACATGTTTGTGTGGAACAGAACAGAGACGACAGGCTAGCTCGCTTCGCCGCTTGTCCTGGCGGTCATGCCGCGCAGCAGTACGGTGCATGCGTGCTGTTCAGCACGTCGCCGTGTTAGCTCGCTAGCGTCCATCATCCATGTGGCTGCATTCCAGCATGATTTGCTCCCTCcctttcctttccttctctttctcccACAGGACATGAGAGAGAGGAGTAGAGAGAGAAAGTTATCTTGTTTAGAACAAGAAGCAGATGGATGGAACAGTTAAAGATTAGTTCTAGAGGAGAGGACTCTCTCTCCGAGGAATATGctcacgagagagagagagagagagagagagagagagagagagagagag
Coding sequences:
- the LOC133903651 gene encoding cyclin-P4-1-like, which encodes MTTGEMVEAATVPRVVPILSSLLQRVAERNDTAAAAEGQRPVSPFQGLTKPAISIGGYLERIFRFASCSPSCYVVAYIYLDRFLRRRRPTLAVDSFNVHRLLITSVLTAVKFVDDICYNNAYFARVGGISLAEMNYLEVDFLFGIAFDLNVTPAAFASYCAVLQSEMAYLEPPAPAEAPRLQLQYCCAGPSDHDDAAAVATAVCHHHNQQQPQLTV